The genomic region CGGCATCGGCGTCGGCTTGCCCGTCGTGAACGGGGCCGTCCACCTCGATACAAAGACGTGCGGCGGGGCAGTAGAAGTCCAACACGACCTGCCCAACGGGATGCTGCCGCCGGAAGTGAACGCCGCCAAGCCGCTCGCCTCGCAACTCCCTCCACAGCACCGCCTCCGCCGGCGTCATTTTCGTCCGAAGCCGCTTTGCCACTCTAACCAGCTCCCGCGATGCCCCCCGCACCCGCCGCTTCCGCTCCATG from Longimicrobiaceae bacterium harbors:
- a CDS encoding DUF559 domain-containing protein; the protein is MAKRLRTKMTPAEAVLWRELRGERLGGVHFRRQHPVGQVVLDFYCPAARLCIEVDGPVHDGQADADAARSAWLATHGIRTLRFRNHQVLTDLPTVLTHIQIALTQSE